Below is a genomic region from Drosophila albomicans strain 15112-1751.03 chromosome 2R, ASM965048v2, whole genome shotgun sequence.
CATACATGGTTTTGTTTAcatcatatttaattaaacataataaatacatatctaagcatataaatatatatacgtgtgtatattaatacaaatatatttatatatttatagatatttaaCAGATAATACATCCACTTGTTACGTCCACACTAAACATTGGGCCTCCCGTCCGCCGAATGATCCGGCAGACTCAACAGTAGTACAAGtgatacaaaaatacataatgaATAAACCCAATCACAGTACAAAACTCAAGTGATGCCAATAACTCCTCTTGCAATCTTCTCTCTTGTCGTATTACAAAATGTgaattcgtttcgtttcatttgctgttttttAGATAGAAATTTCGCTAGATTTTCACGAGCCAATAGTCACGTTCCTTAATTCGATTTAGCCGAATAGGGACTGGTTGAGCCAACCGAAGGcggtgtgggcgtggcaccaCTGCGTATGCCATCCCCTTCACAAACGTATTTGCCTAAAGAGACGAGAGATGCAATGGAGTAAATTCCATTTCATTATCGTCGTTGAATTCACTTACCTGACACAAAACGCCGCTTGACCAAGGACAAACGATAGCCACTTCCTTGCAGCTCGAATTCGATGCCTGAAAGTGTGGTGCCCTCGCAATTGAACTGTGTGGCCAGCATGGCCGGTGTGGAGGGACCATCGTTGAGCTCCAGCCGAGCACGCAGCGTGCCAACGCCGCCATCCTGTGAATTCTGCGAAATGTCCGTGAAGTTCCACACCAAACGATTCGATTCGCCCAACCTAAAAAGGTAATTGAAAAGGCTAAGTATGGAAAGTAAGAGTTATAGTTACGAGCTACTTACCAGGACGAATGCGGCTTTGATTGCACATTGCGCACGGAACCATTAACCGGCACAGAGAGTGTTACATTCAGCAGCGGCGAGGCGCTGGCCATGGCATGATTATTGTACTTGTAGTCAACTTTAAGCGCCGTGTAGCTGGGCTCGCACTTCCAATAGCTGACCAGCTGGAACGGACACGAGCTGGCGCCCGGTTTGGTGCGCACCTGATACTTGAGTATGTCGACGTTAAAGTACGAGGCATTCGGATTGTTCTCCGCCTGACGACGCAACAAAGCCGTCAACGCTGGCATATTGAACTCCAGCAGCGTGCTCATCGCGCTCGACTGTTGGCGATCGCTGTgttaattatagaaattaataaaagttgaCAATCATAGATCAAACATTACTCTACTTACATCTGAACCAACTTGCCGTTGGGCACCAGGTTATCCAGATTTTGTACTTGTTTAATGCGAAAGCCCAGCTTGGCTGGATTTGGATTATTGGCTAGCAAACCGGCAATGCCGGCTGGGAATGATAGCATCATATCACCGGACACCTTCACCTGGCAACGCGACTCATCGCTGCCTCTGAAATAGGCGTGGATTATCTCATGGAATGCAACCGCCAGCGGTATTGTGTCCGATATGCCAATCGTCAGCGGCGACGGACCACGCGACGATCCCATGCCCCCAATGGCCGTTCGGAACTCCAGACTGCCAATGCTGTCCGCTCGATTCATTGCTGGCGCTGGACTCATCCGACCACGTCCCACTGTCGCActgccagctgcagctgttgccgctgtgCCAATGGCAATCATATCCGAGCGACGTGAGGGGGGACGCGGTATAACAATGCTGCTTCCACCAGCTGATGTGGGTGTGGGTATCTGACGACCTGGCGGCTTGCTCAGTGTAGCCGATGGCGGCGCCGAGGCACTCATTTCACCCAGCTCCGAGAATATGTCGCCCAGATCCGCGTAGCGATTGTGACTCGCattgttggcattgttgttggaGAGCGTCGGACTCTGCAGCGGTGCATACGGATGCACGCTGGCGGTAGGCGTTGAAGCATTGGAAATCTCTGGCGATTGTTGGCGCGAGACTACTGCTCCACGTGTGCCACCTTGCAACTGTTGGCTGTGATGCTGTGGGGgttaaaatatagaaatagttGAATAAATCAAGCGTATAAATTGTAGTTACATTTAAAAGGCCAACAAGAGTGCGTGGAAACGTTCTAAAACGGAATTCAACTGCGTTGGAGACACATAAATGGCGTCACCAAATTTGGCAGCTTTAACGCTCATAGTTTTTAACAAATGAGTATTTAaacaaacggacagacagccagacaaaTTGTTTACTAACCGCAAATACGCCAGTGGGCGACAGCGAGATGTTCTCCACCGTTGCTCTTAACTCATCCACGCTGGCCGAAATGGGCGCTTGTCCATTGTTCAGTGGCTTTATCTTAACATGAATGCGTCGCTTGTCGTTCTCTGAATCCGTATCCGAGTCGGAGTAAAAGCTTCCAGCTGCTGAATTACGTGAGCTTTGAGTATGCAGcatagcatttaaaatatgattttgtCTTACACTTATCGTGGCCCTCCTCCCAAGCAATTTCCTTGGCTGGCTGTATGCTGAATCCTTCCTCATCCACCTCATAACCACCACCGCTGGCATTGGCCGCATTTGCTGTGCCCGTTGTTGACGAGCTCGCTGCCCCAGCTCCTGAGGTGTTGCTGGTATTGGCCAAACCATTGCCAGTGGCGCCCGTTCCAATTGCACCGCCTACACTGCCACCCATGCTGCTGACACCCGCCGAATCGACGCTGCCTTGAGCCGAGGTGGCAGACAAGGCAGCCAAGCCGCCTCCAGCACTGCTGCCACTTGAGTTTTGAGTTTTCATACTGCGTCCATGATCATCATAGTCCAAGAGTGTGTTATTGGCTCGCTCCGCGCTGCAGCAAAGAATGAGTTACTATGCCGTTTAATAGTTAATATTAGATAACTCACCTGGTTAGACGCTCCTCCTGCTTATTGTCAGCGGCCTCGTtgtctttcttcttctttgactttttggtttttgccttGTCGCGTCTACTACGCAAAATGCCCGAAACTGCAGCGAGATTATCcataaaacaaagaaaagttAGAATTTGAATCTCTACTAAACTGTTGAACAAACATTAAGTACATAAACATTAAACTAACGCTGCActtaaaaacaacacaaatttaatGTGCAGTATCTAATTAGAAAGAGGAATTTAAGAATGTTATGTGAATATGCTATACTAATCGGGATCATAAAGTATAGAATTGCATAACGATCAAGAGAGATTCTGATGACAAAGTTTAGTGCGAAATTTAAGATATGCCTGAAAAGGGAGGGACTTTTTCAATGAACTCAAACACCGCCATAAGTTATAACGAATGATTAGATGAAGATGTTACAAAATTGTGAGTGAATGCTCAATGCTTGCGGGAACTTGTACTTAAACTAAATACACATGCAAGAGGTGTGAAAATTAATATGTACATTCATGTCTGTAGAATCTGAGGGAGGGGGAATTGATTTGGGAGGTATTCACTTTACGTTCATGTTGGTATTTACATTTACCCTGAGAGTTCGatgtgaatatatttaaaagtgacGTTGTACGTCTGgacgttgttgctgttgttgttgttgttgtcgtggccCCATTGTTGCCCACTGCagtctgttgttgctgttgctgatgattgAGATGATCTTGCTCGTTTAATGATTTCGATAATTGCTGCTCGCTTGTCGTTGCATTCATTTGCTTTCGACCATCTACATTTGCAGTTGGTGTTAAGACCTCATGCGGctcgtgttgctgttgttgttgttgctgatctAAAGTTGTGATTTCAATTAGTTTTGATCGGTGGTGCATAGAtgattgaatttaaatttgaatgaattgCATGATGATCAGGATGATGTCGTGACACAAAAAGCAAGCGTGTTGAGTTGTGTAATTCAGTGTAGTGGTTGTTGTGTAGTTTAGCGGTTGTTGTGTAGTTTAGTGTTTGAGTTTGTTAATATTGTTAGTATTGTTAACAagagtgtgttttgtgtgcgtAAAAAAAGCGTGGGGTAGATTAACCTGGGACATTGGCTGAGTGTTTGAGTGTACATTTCGAAAAGTATAACATAagacataaataataataacaaaaatttaacataaattaaaaacaataacttATTGAAAACTATAAACTAAGGACGTAATTATTtagcatttatatttacaacaCCAAGCATTAGGTGATAAATGGCACCAACTTCAATAGTCTATAAGATGGAAATGCCAGACAATCATGTTTATGCACTTGAATGATCGGTTGTAAGACAGTTGTACAtaaacaatacacaaaatacaaaaagagacagacagacagaaaaagGCAGAGAAACTTCAACCcttaataagaaaattaaagaaagaaaagaaaaaaataatagaatgaACCTTGATTATCCTGATGCTCAGAGTTAGGGGAATTTTTGTTGGTGACATTGGTGGTGAAATTAATCGTGCcagttgttgtgttgttcGTGTTCGAATTGacacttgttgctgttgttgtgatgaTATTcgtgttgttgtaattgttgttgttggcactgttgctgttgccaggCATACCGAAATTCGCAGTGCTGGTactttgctgttgcagctgctgtttgttggctgttggcatAAACCACGAGCGCAGACTCTTCACCGTTGACGTTGTGCCACTGGCTGCGGCCGGTTGTGCACCTAGTGTTTCGGGTGAAGTGGGTCGAGGCGATGACAGCGCACCGCCACTGCCCAGCATCGCATCATCCGCATACGGAATACTACCGCTGGCCGCGCTGCCGCTGCCCAGCGATATGCCAGCCAAAGCATCGCCCCCAGCAccgctgccaccgccgcctcGTTGATCCATTGACACCAAACTGCCCgaggcagctgcagcggcgCCACCAGCACGTAATGCAGCTTGAATGCTAGTTGCCGAGTTCGAATTGGATGCGGCAGCAGACGCCTGCTGTGGCTGCAATCGTGATCCGCCCGACAGCGTGACAAATTCCAATTCGAGCATTTCTGTAAATAGCATTTGAGTGTTATGGCATCAATTGACATTTGACCCGTCAATTAATCAACATACCAGGCTTCTCGAGACCCGTGTATTTGTTCAACACGAACTGCTCCAGCAGCTTGTCCACAGACATGTCCACAAACTGTCGCTTAAAATCGGAATGCACTTGGCCGACCATGTCGTGATTGTTCTGCAGCATCTCCAAGTACGTAGACAGAAACTCCTTCATCTGCCGCAAGTGCACCTCCTCGATCTCTTGAAAGCGCTGTTCAAAATTGAGTTGGTTATAATTAATACTTTTCAAATGcatattgcatattaaatttaccTTGCATGTTTGTGTCATGCGACGCTCGAATTCGTTTTTAATCGGATTATGCTTGTCGAGCAGCGCTTTGTACTCCTCTTGCAGTTTCTTCAGCTTGCTTTCCAGCTTCTCGGCATCCTTGTGCGAGCCGTTATCCTTGCGCAACTTCTCCAATTCCTGCACCTTGCTGGCATACAAATCGCGCAGCTTTTGCACCGCCACCGTCGATGTTTGTATCGCTTGCACGCACTCGAGCGTCTGCGACTCCTCGTCCTTGACGCACTTGTGCTTCTTATGCAGCTCATCGGCATACTTGGCCACATCCTTGACCAGCTCTGTGAGCTTTTGCACCATCTGCATGTGCAGCGTGGACAACTTCTCGGCCGAGGTGCGCAGTATGGTCCAAACTGGAGCAAAGGTGCTGTTCAATGTGCCTGTGCTGGCTTTGTGCGCCAGCTTCGACATCATCTTTGAATTTTGCTCCTCAATGTTGGATTTCTCACGCAAGAATTCGGACAGCTCCTTGCTGGCCACCAGTCCGAATTTCATATTGTGATAGAGCACATCGAATCCATTGTTCTTCTCCCCCTATAATGTATAAATCGAATTAgtcatttatttagttgaaCTCTTGTTCATTTGCTGCTTACCCAAAAATAATCGTTAAAATCCACCGTCATTTTGAATGCTTTCTTTTAAATGCTTCGATTAGAAAATATGTCGCAGGCTTTGCCTTTTATGTGGTTGATTGGATTTTCGTCTTCTGCTTAGTTAATTAATTGACTTGGATTCCCAATCCATATGCCCCCTAGTGGTGCAATGTCGAGCACAGTGGCactttggctggctggcaggcagagctcatcatcatcattgtcagTGTCGCCCTCGGCGTGCTTAGGAAGCATTGGTTGCAGGTGCTCCTCCCTTGTGACTGCAAAGAAATAAGAGTTTGAAATCATCAATTAGTATTGTAAGCATTAGATTAATTAGAAATTGGATAGCACTATAAAAAGATGCTcttattcttaatatttcGTAGCAACTGAACAACTTTTCAACTCACAACCTAGAGGCTGGATAAAATTAAGTCACTCAAAAAGAAGGCGGAGTAAATGCTTCCATTCAGGATAGACTCAgttagttttattaatatattaagtaCTTATGGTAATACATGATTAGTTTGAATAGCGCACAGATTATGAGTTGTGGCATATAATATCTAAGCTTAAGAGCATTCAAACTCCGCCCTGTAACTTGGCAGTTTCCTGGTCAATGCGTTCCTCCAGCGCGCGTGTTAAAATGGTGCAGCAGTCCTTGATGGCATGATAGATGATATTCTTAATCTGTAGCTTATCCTCATGATTGGTGTGCGAGTGCGAGAGCCGTCTGAACTCGTGTGTGAGATGATAGCAGTGCGTAATATTCTCTGGCGACACAAAATCCTCAGCAACTTTGATGCAATTGTGGAGATTTTGCACCTGATGCGGAGCACCAGCTGGTATAAAAACAGCATCGCCCAGACACTGGACAATCGGATAACCCTCCACGCCGTACTCCTTGAACAAACGAGCACGCAACTTATCATCCAGATACCAATTCTGATCGTGTATGGGATCATGATCCGGCTCGAGACGAAAGCCTTTCTCCAAGGTGACGCGATTCAGCAGATCACGTATTTTGTCTGCATCGCGTGCCGGAAAAATGTGCCACAATGCGCCTGGCAACACATCCGGCGATTGGCAGCGTGCTCGCGTGATATAATCACAGCCACCCAAGGCAATGGCACGCTGAGTGGCCGCCAGCTGTGGCTTGCTATCCTCATCTGTGGGGATGCCCACATAGACCATAATATTGACGGCATCTGAGATGTCCAGATGCAAGTTGGTTGTGCCTTTATCCGGATGTAGTGCCGAGCCATAGGCATTGTACATCTTGGGTCCCAAATCAGGTGGCACAAACATCTTGGGCAAGCAGCTGGCAATGTTAAGATTGCCGGTGCGCAAAGTGTACTCCGGCATGGGTAATCCACGCATCAGATCCGCAAAGCGAGTGGGTAAGATCTCGGCGAAATCATCGCCTGGTGGCCAATCCTTTAGCTTGAGCAGCATGGGTTTGCCATTGGCATCCAGCAGACGCTTATGCATGCACTGAAATCCCTCCCAGAAGTGACGCATCGGTTGATTGGGCACCAGATTGCCATTGAGACAATTGATCAAATCGTTGGGCTTATCGCCAAAGTCGCGACAAAACGCCTGCGGATGCCACAAATCCAAATTGAGTGATCGCGCCACTTCCGAGATCATCACAGGCTGTCCACATTTCCACACCTCCTGGTATAGCACGCGATTGTCCGGATGCATGGGGTCCGTGAGACGCAACAGTTTGCCATCACAGAGCCACTCGTGTGGCACGCCAGGCGCCAGTTGCGTCGAGTGTGCCAGCGTCATGGCACGTGGTGGCAGGAAACGACGCAATCCCGCGAGACCTTTGCGCAAAAAGTTAATGTGCTTGAAATTGTCAAAAGCGCTCGTTATGGGATCCTTGCCGAGTGTCTCCTTGGTCCACACTCGCCCTGGTACATAGTCAATGCCATGCTGCCGAGCAAACTCCAATTTCTTGGCATGCAACAACTCcaatcgctgctgctgttgcagtgtTTGCGCCGTTGCCAGCGAGGAGGCGCTCGTCTGTTGTTTTAGCTGCGACTCCTTAATCATATCCTCAATAAACTGAGTCAGCTCCTCGTCCTTGACCTGCTGCTTGCTTAGCAAACAGCCGCAAACCTGCGGCACCTGCCACAGCATTCGTACCTCGTGCAACAAACGACCAAGCACATTAAGTGCATCCCCAGCTATGATTTGAGTCAACATCAGTTCCGACAGCGaatgcttctgctgcttttcGTCGGTGCAGAGCAACCATTGATGCTCGTCGTTTCCACGTTGGGTCTCAATGCGCCGCTTCACTTGCAGGCCTTCCTTGCGATCCTTGAAACAATCGATGCACACACCAAAGCCGCACTTGTTGCACGTCCAGTGGTAATTGAAGAGGGTAGTGTCACACACATCGCATATCTCTCGAATCCCTTGCACCGCCTTCTTCCATGCAATCGTGCCATCGGGATTCTCGTGCAGCTTCAACGCCTCCGCCTCCTGGCGCCACAAATAGCAAAACTGATCGCCAGCATGTAGCAAAATGTAGCGACATACTTGGATATCCATATAGCCAGCTGTAGGCGCCGTTTTACCGTCGGGCTGCCAAATGCTGTAGTCATCGCTAGTCGGCTCCTGATACGGATTGGGAAAGCCTGCCACGCTCAGTTCTCCTGCCTCATTGTACTGCAGACGTCGAAACTCGTAGAATCGACAGTATATGTCATTGTTATTActgttactgctgttgttgttgctgctaatgTTGCCGCTGCTTAGTGTGGCAGCTTGCAGCccatgacgacgacgacactcGCGGCACTTCGGGGTCTTGGATTCCTGCAGCTTAAAGCAAGGCAAGTGCTGTAAGAAGATGCTACAATTGGCGCGATATTCTTGatccagctgctgctcttcagCGGTCAGTTCAATGGCATTGCTTTCTTGTAGCttcggctgctgttgttccaTGTTGCCCCTTCCACTTGTTGCATCATCtgcttgtgcttgttgttgcggttgttgttgttccaaATTAGCACGcttattgctgctgcagctttcATTCGATATGCGGATCTCAATAATGGATTTTGGTTCCGGGCGTGTTGACGAGAGCGAAGCATTCGACAAGGCGCGCTTGCGACAATTATCGggcagcgttgccagacttAGATTATCTGCTGTTTGTGACATTGCTCACACTGTGCACGCGAGTATTCAGCGAAgatgggagagagagagagagaaaaagcaTAATATGAACATCTCATAATAAGCCAGCTTATTACAGTTTTGGATTTGTAGCCAGCCGGCTTTATTAAGTACTGCAACAAATTCACTATCGATAAAACTGTCATAGTCAGCAGTCATCGAGCAGCGACGcattatttgttgtaaaaaCCGTTACTATTACTATCACTTGCACTTTTTTCCATTAGCCAAAtcatattcatacatatatacatatgtgtgtgttgtctttATTGATAATGAGAGTCGGCTTATCtatgaaattaaaacataaGTTATCAGAGTAAAGTGCAAAGAAACAAGGTCAGAGACTCGAGCAATAATTTATCATTGAATTAAAGGGGCGGTTGATTAGAaacttaaaatgtataaacatttaaacatatacatatttatgtacttAACTTCACATTTGTCGGCCTGATAAGCCTAATACATTAATGCAAACACCCCCAATATGAAAACCATTGAATTAGCaattatcacacacacacacaactatgtaaatatatgtttgctgaaaaaaattaaaaaaaaaaaaaaaataatgaggTTTTATCTTTTCCCACTTtaagtaaatttcaaatatttacatatataaaaatgaatgtgTTGATTACAGCAATTAGCTGCAATTTGAACGTTTTTCCTTCTCTTGATTCTCTccatctatctctctcttcctcGTACACACACTACAAGTTGCAACAAGTGTCACTGTCATTTgcagtatatcgataaatgttCTGCACTTGCACTTTGCAATCGATTACTAAGGTGCGGAAAAATCCGATTAGGGTCAGGTCAAGCTGAACTTTGTTTAACCACTTGGGTTACATAAATCCAATAAGCATGCACACGCAcgctgtttttctttttcgttttaaacCTTGGATGATACACAACACTTATAcacttactcacacacacatgaataCTCTTGTGGCACTGGCGATAATGTTTTGGGCGTGAACCGCAATGAAGCCGCAGCTACGGCTCGTTCGCCTTATCGATGTTTGggactgcacacacacatacacgaagGCAAACAGagaattacaaaacaaatgaacCGTTGCTTGTATTTTAGTACTTGCCCTCTGCTGAATTGATGAATCAATTCACTCTTTCATTGACctttcaatttaattggcaCCAAGAACTCATATTACATAGAATTGTCGTCACTCCAAggcattaaaatcaataaataacaatgCCAACGACATTTATTAGAAATAGTACGAGAGTATgctaaatataataagaatAGGATGTCAGCCACTTCAGTTCTAACTTTATTCTACGAATATTATATTACGTGcgcaaaatcaaattaaatttttaagccGCCTGATAACACACTAAAACACTACCTTTTATATCATAAACACAGCAGACGCTCGACAACACTGGTCATGGATTACTACATCGCTACTCACCCTACTACCTTTTTAACGTGTGTTGTTTTGTCAATGAGTCGAAATTTTTTGCACAACCATTTTTCAGGCTCttgtatgtataataattcaaCGCAAACTTGTGAGCAGTTTGCGAATTCACTTTAGGTTTAACCACTCTCATTTAGAGCAGCCCATCAGATATGGGGGCTCTAgaatttttatcaatttaaattgtgtacttaatataacaaacacaccaatacacacacaacacgtACGTTTCCCTTACATTCACACATTCTTAGTTGAACGATCTAGCGTTCCAGCATACGAAGTATGCATAGTATGGgtgtatatttgtatgcaCGCACGCACGCATACATGCATAAGCAAGTGTATGGAAGGGGCAGAATATAAAACAAGCAAATTTTCACGGAACTATTTATATGCAATTTTCTCAACGATTTTCACTTACGttttattgttgaatattaCCAGCACACTAGCACATTcgttttacaatttattagcATTTAGATGTCGAATTATTTCTGTAACAAAATTCAACTTTTCTGCACcaacgcacacatacac
It encodes:
- the LOC117576440 gene encoding F-BAR domain only protein 2 isoform X3, whose protein sequence is MTVDFNDYFWGEKNNGFDVLYHNMKFGLVASKELSEFLREKSNIEEQNSKMMSKLAHKASTGTLNSTFAPVWTILRTSAEKLSTLHMQMVQKLTELVKDVAKYADELHKKHKCVKDEESQTLECVQAIQTSTVAVQKLRDLYASKVQELEKLRKDNGSHKDAEKLESKLKKLQEEYKALLDKHNPIKNEFERRMTQTCKRFQEIEEVHLRQMKEFLSTYLEMLQNNHDMVGQVHSDFKRQFVDMSVDKLLEQFVLNKYTGLEKPEMLELEFVTLSGGSRLQPQQASAAASNSNSATSIQAALRAGGAAAAASGSLVSMDQRGGGGSGAGGDALAGISLGSGSAASGSIPYADDAMLGSGGALSSPRPTSPETLGAQPAAASGTTSTVKSLRSWFMPTANKQQLQQQSTSTANFDQQQQQQQHEPHEVLTPTANVDGRKQMNATTSEQQLSKSLNEQDHLNHQQQQQQTAVGNNGATTTTTTTATTSRRTTSLLNIFTSNSQVSGILRSRRDKAKTKKSKKKKDNEAADNKQEERLTSAERANNTLLDYDDHGRSMKTQNSSGSSAGGGLAALSATSAQGSVDSAGVSSMGGSVGGAIGTGATGNGLANTSNTSGAGAASSSTTGTANAANASGGGYEVDEEGFSIQPAKEIAWEEGHDKSAGSFYSDSDTDSENDKRRIHVKIKPLNNGQAPISASVDELRATVENISLSPTGVFAHHSQQLQGGTRGAVVSRQQSPEISNASTPTASVHPYAPLQSPTLSNNNANNASHNRYADLGDIFSELGEMSASAPPSATLSKPPGRQIPTPTSAGGSSIVIPRPPSRRSDMIAIGTAATAAAGSATVGRGRMSPAPAMNRADSIGSLEFRTAIGGMGSSRGPSPLTIGISDTIPLAVAFHEIIHAYFRGSDESRCQVKVSGDMMLSFPAGIAGLLANNPNPAKLGFRIKQVQNLDNLVPNGKLVQIDRQQSSAMSTLLEFNMPALTALLRRQAENNPNASYFNVDILKYQVRTKPGASSCPFQLVSYWKCEPSYTALKVDYKYNNHAMASASPLLNVTLSVPVNGSVRNVQSKPHSSWLGESNRLVWNFTDISQNSQDGGVGTLRARLELNDGPSTPAMLATQFNCEGTTLSGIEFELQGSGYRLSLVKRRFVSGKYVCEGDGIRSGATPTPPSVGSTSPYSAKSN
- the LOC117576440 gene encoding F-BAR domain only protein 2 isoform X6, translating into MTVDFNDYFWGEKNNGFDVLYHNMKFGLVASKELSEFLREKSNIEEQNSKMMSKLAHKASTGTLNSTFAPVWTILRTSAEKLSTLHMQMVQKLTELVKDVAKYADELHKKHKCVKDEESQTLECVQAIQTSTVAVQKLRDLYASKVQELEKLRKDNGSHKDAEKLESKLKKLQEEYKALLDKHNPIKNEFERRMTQTCKRFQEIEEVHLRQMKEFLSTYLEMLQNNHDMVGQVHSDFKRQFVDMSVDKLLEQFVLNKYTGLEKPEMLELEFVTLSGGSRLQPQQASAAASNSNSATSIQAALRAGGAAAAASGSLVSMDQRGGGGSGAGGDALAGISLGSGSAASGSIPYADDAMLGSGGALSSPRPTSPETLGAQPAAASGTTSTVKSLRSWFMPTANKQQLQQQSTSTANFGMPGNSNSANNNNYNNTNIITTTATSVNSNTNNTTTGTINFTTNVTNKNSPNSEHQDNQVSGILRSRRDKAKTKKSKKKKDNEAADNKQEERLTSAERANNTLLDYDDHGRSMKTQNSSGSSAGGGLAALSATSAQGSVDSAGVSSMGGSVGGAIGTGATGNGLANTSNTSGAGAASSSTTGTANAANASGGGYEVDEEGFSIQPAKEIAWEEGHDKSGSFYSDSDTDSENDKRRIHVKIKPLNNGQAPISASVDELRATVENISLSPTGVFAHHSQQLQGGTRGAVVSRQQSPEISNASTPTASVHPYAPLQSPTLSNNNANNASHNRYADLGDIFSELGEMSASAPPSATLSKPPGRQIPTPTSAGGSSIVIPRPPSRRSDMIAIGTAATAAAGSATVGRGRMSPAPAMNRADSIGSLEFRTAIGGMGSSRGPSPLTIGISDTIPLAVAFHEIIHAYFRGSDESRCQVKVSGDMMLSFPAGIAGLLANNPNPAKLGFRIKQVQNLDNLVPNGKLVQIDRQQSSAMSTLLEFNMPALTALLRRQAENNPNASYFNVDILKYQVRTKPGASSCPFQLVSYWKCEPSYTALKVDYKYNNHAMASASPLLNVTLSVPVNGSVRNVQSKPHSSWLGESNRLVWNFTDISQNSQDGGVGTLRARLELNDGPSTPAMLATQFNCEGTTLSGIEFELQGSGYRLSLVKRRFVSGKYVCEGDGIRSGATPTPPSVGSTSPYSAKSN
- the LOC117576440 gene encoding F-BAR domain only protein 2 isoform X5 — its product is MTVDFNDYFWGEKNNGFDVLYHNMKFGLVASKELSEFLREKSNIEEQNSKMMSKLAHKASTGTLNSTFAPVWTILRTSAEKLSTLHMQMVQKLTELVKDVAKYADELHKKHKCVKDEESQTLECVQAIQTSTVAVQKLRDLYASKVQELEKLRKDNGSHKDAEKLESKLKKLQEEYKALLDKHNPIKNEFERRMTQTCKRFQEIEEVHLRQMKEFLSTYLEMLQNNHDMVGQVHSDFKRQFVDMSVDKLLEQFVLNKYTGLEKPEMLELEFVTLSGGSRLQPQQASAAASNSNSATSIQAALRAGGAAAAASGSLVSMDQRGGGGSGAGGDALAGISLGSGSAASGSIPYADDAMLGSGGALSSPRPTSPETLGAQPAAASGTTSTVKSLRSWFMPTANKQQLQQQSTSTANFDQQQQQQQHEPHEVLTPTANVDGRKQMNATTSEQQLSKSLNEQDHLNHQQQQQQTAVGNNGATTTTTTTATTSRRTTSLLNIFTSNSQVSGILRSRRDKAKTKKSKKKKDNEAADNKQEERLTSAERANNTLLDYDDHGRSMKTQNSSGSSAGGGLAALSATSAQGSVDSAGVSSMGGSVGGAIGTGATGNGLANTSNTSGAGAASSSTTGTANAANASGGGYEVDEEGFSIQPAKEIAWEEGHDKSGSFYSDSDTDSENDKRRIHVKIKPLNNGQAPISASVDELRATVENISLSPTGVFAHHSQQLQGGTRGAVVSRQQSPEISNASTPTASVHPYAPLQSPTLSNNNANNASHNRYADLGDIFSELGEMSASAPPSATLSKPPGRQIPTPTSAGGSSIVIPRPPSRRSDMIAIGTAATAAAGSATVGRGRMSPAPAMNRADSIGSLEFRTAIGGMGSSRGPSPLTIGISDTIPLAVAFHEIIHAYFRGSDESRCQVKVSGDMMLSFPAGIAGLLANNPNPAKLGFRIKQVQNLDNLVPNGKLVQIDRQQSSAMSTLLEFNMPALTALLRRQAENNPNASYFNVDILKYQVRTKPGASSCPFQLVSYWKCEPSYTALKVDYKYNNHAMASASPLLNVTLSVPVNGSVRNVQSKPHSSWLGESNRLVWNFTDISQNSQDGGVGTLRARLELNDGPSTPAMLATQFNCEGTTLSGIEFELQGSGYRLSLVKRRFVSGKYVCEGDGIRSGATPTPPSVGSTSPYSAKSN